A genomic region of Nakaseomyces glabratus chromosome C, complete sequence contains the following coding sequences:
- the HIS5 gene encoding histidinol-phosphate transaminase (CAGL0C01243g~Ortholog(s) have histidinol-phosphate transaminase activity, role in histidine biosynthetic process, response to nickel cation and cytosol, nucleus localization) has translation MTFDLQKIVRPKIFNLEPYRCARDDFTEGILLDANENPHGPRLVGHQDTNLHRYPDPHQLEFKRQMATYRNNSSSFKDLSLPPLTEDNLCLGVGSDESIDAVIRACCVPGKEKILTLPPTYSMYSVCANINDVEVLECPLIYEDNSFQPDSQKVISILSSDPLIKLVFLTSPGNPTGAKIDSNIIIKILESWDGGFVVVDEAYIDFCGGSTAPLVTKYPNLITLQTLSKSFGLAGIRLGMTFATADFAAILNAMKAPYNISSITSEFATKALTKENITLMEKTSREINKEKVRLLKELTALPLIDKHHVGGLDANFIMVRIHGGDNDMAKEVYYKLATQSGVVVRFRGNEIGCKGCLRITVGTVEENTTLISEFKKCLSSYNP, from the coding sequence ATGACATTCGATTTACAGAAGATAGTAAGACCTAAGATATTTAACCTTGAGCCGTACCGTTGTGCTCGTGATGATTTCACAGAGGGTATTTTATTAGATGCTAATGAAAACCCACATGGCCCACGACTTGTCGGCCACCAGGACACTAATTTACATAGGTATCCTGATCCCCACCAATTGGAATTTAAGAGGCAAATGGCTACTTATAGAAACAACAGCTCATCCTTCAAGGATTTATCTCTACCACCCCTCACCGAGGACAACTTGTGTTTAGGCGTGGGTTCTGATGAAAGCATAGATGCAGTTATAAGAGCCTGCTGTGTGCCGGgcaaagagaaaatacTGACTTTACCACCAACATATTCGATGTACTCAGTTTGCGCAAATATCAATGACGTTGAAGTCCTTGAATGCCCTTTGATTTACGAAGATAATTCATTCCAACCTGATTCTCAGAAAGTTATCAGCATTTTATCGAGCGATCCATTGATCAAACTAGTGTTCTTAACATCTCCAGGTAATCCAACTGGTGCCAAGATAGATtccaatattattattaagaTACTAGAAAGCTGGGATGGAGGGTTTGTAGTTGTTGATGAAGCTTATATTGACTTTTGCGGTGGTTCGACCGCTCCCTTAGTTACAAAATACCCAAACTTGATCACATTACAAACACTGTCCAAATCTTTTGGCCTAGCTGGTATTAGATTAGGAATGACATTTGCCACTGCTGATTTTGCAGCAATCTTAAATGCAATGAAAGCACCATATAATATCTCCTCAATAACATCAGAATTTGCAACAAAAGCTCTAACGAAGGAAAACATTACTTTGATGGAGAAAACCTCCAGAGAAATCAATAAAGAGAAGGTCAGattattgaaagaattaACCGCACTACCATTAATTGATAAACATCATGTTGGTGGACTGGATGCTAACTTTATAATGGTGAGAATTCATGGAGGTGATAATGACATGGCTAAAGAAGTATATTATAAATTAGCCACGCAATCCGGTGTTGTTGTCAGATTTAGAGGAAATGAAATAGGATGCAAAGGTTGTTTAAGAATAACGGTGGGGactgttgaagaaaacaCGACATTAATTTCAGAGTTCAAGAAATGTCTTTCTTCCTACAATCcataa
- the NUP159 gene encoding FG-nucleoporin NUP159 (CAGL0C01265g~Gene used for molecular typing of C. glabrata strain isolates): MSSLGEELETKISEEVGFKPLGIKRILPAASTKLPFASLDNFAIDNHNNKYAAASGELLICGDLQKLREYVTNDNEEDNYEPEYKHEISNIIALKFMNGKLILVTKSGRICEYSTENLNQELMNHELKLDLVSVKTLPSKIIMLDSSNVLKGLSLSNLNLENIAENISSFDVLYDKLVYISVLKDIYVSDTISNGVNKEIILPESLSEELDDGYEALDIKILSENEYFVVFGNNVSPDESDPSYDHKTYVVSQKEESVVYQETFDIAPAFASVLRYPCYYNVILPGIFEEDKNVNIIGSATSSEISVWDSVNVVQPDQDSERAVFPISKETDEDTTPIGMCLDFSTVGEIPEPCPGVDNTDSLPLVYSLTNEGFLQINGFYHTGLIKAGKYDIKLLGERIYSIYEQDGGEVEEGKNDEPIGDFQPTISEDKEEELKNSNNFELSKKSPFSGLDKLSKKPSFSSMTLQIDDEVKKNDTNKTFEFGKTSFGKPGFGTNSSNNFGSVSLDSADNKSIFSKTSTETNSTEPAFGKPAFGKPAFGALSDIKLSPSNEPVINDNTTPPSNISKNDAGSSAFAKPTFGNTAFGSLSSSANSENNNINNSPFGKPAFGSTGFGSSSSIDKPTFGSTAFASTNTNSTSFGNPSFANIGSDNNSFGKPAFGSTAFGTPAFSIKTEKNDTDSSPFGKPAFGSTGFGSSSSIDKPTFGSTTFGSSNTNSTSFGNPSFGSTAFAATTNATSPFAKLASNSFRSETPKLDSLNLSSDNEKPSSDDENSESVSDREKSIEEEHDSEFHKVTDSKPDLEKPVEVVDKNLKSDTASPIVDNIEAAQSNSSNILNLSNSPFAKSAFEKSTGQSPFSNSFSNLNCDSKRESQVDNASSSPFAKLSTNTHEKSKVDNGSEKEGVHEVQNSDEAEFSDSTVEQTPLADLDESKGQVASPSISSLTERIKQKAQISAEDLKSPTLTSFNSSNANAGSPFSSYASKLGQVPASTPIFKFTNNTAHKDSREVTTEDGVSDDNNNNNNNNNNKRNSEIADCVTTSSSSQDTKESSAERKASGEGDNEPLDDKDIGISESEKSQTSEEEQWEVVSTDSDAHKSVNDTKKNNNDEADTECDNLRKEDDIQKDKELDQQVKVQDFTSSDIVSATEDVSVSAQPKNDGSGQLLSCPQNVIEADNKSEYNDFDNEKGNTGLLSTTAMDKTSETSTSTQTANILHCDFEVESFEDDELYLSIQNKPNFDTRYYVGANTKGMSITSEDKTVQLMEKTVQLIDAELSVLFDNIDILDRNFKDQSTNVMHKTSRSLELSNIWRMSEYQTFMTILDDLVEKQQIYSADRLGESDEINAFKLRDENVIKERCDAVVSKLARYSILMTSQSAALPLSRSQEALRNTIRQKMQSAVNKLERLQTILDTMKISISRAQGNSVKPMIANIEEKYLSHIELLDTINRVEKKIQSLQLGELRSKKTAVDTNAEVDTNIGKIDITSLSMKVDTRKQIGDYFKHS, from the coding sequence ATGTCTTCTTTAGGGGAAGAATTAGAGACTAAAATCTCTGAAGAGGTTGGGTTCAAGCCTCTGGGAATTAAGAGAATATTACCTGCAGCAAGTACTAAGCTTCCATTTGCATCGCTGGACAATTTTGCAATTGATAATCATAACAACAAGTATGCTGCAGCTTCAGGCGAGCTACTAATATGTGGCGACTTACAGAAATTACGAGAATATGTTACCAATGATAACGAGGAAGATAATTACGAGCCAGAATACAAGCATGAGATATCTAATATCATTGCACTGAAGTTCATGAATGGGAAGTTGATACTTGTGACTAAAAGTGGCAGAATATGTGAATATAGTACTGAAAATTTGAATCAAGAGCTCATGAACCATGAATTGAAGTTGGATCTAGTCTCAGTTAAAACATTACCCTCAAAAATTATCATGCTAGATAGCAGTAATGTATTAAAAGGACTATCACTCAGTAATCTTAACCTTGAGAATATTGctgaaaatatttcatcatttgatGTGTTATATGACAAATTGGTATACATAAGCGTGCTGAAAGATATTTACGTCTCTGATACGATATCAAATGGGGtaaacaaagaaataatacTTCCGGAGTCGTTATCAGAGGAACTTGATGATGGTTATGAAGCTTTGGATATAAAAATCTTGTCTGAAAATGAGTACTTTGTGGTATTTGGTAATAATGTCTCACCTGATGAAAGTGATCCATCTTATGATCATAAAACCTACGTGGTATCACAAAAGGAAGAATCAGTAGTATATCAGGAAACATTCGATATTGCGCCAGCATTTGCATCCGTCTTGCGATACCCTTGTTATTATAATGTTATACTACCGggaatatttgaagaagataaaaaCGTGAATATAATAGGGTCAGCAACATCGAGTGAAATTTCTGTATGGGACTCAGTTAATGTAGTACAACCTGATCAAGACAGCGAGAGAGCAGTTTTTCCTATCAGTAAAGAAACAGATGAAGATACAACCCCAATTGGTATGTGTCTGGACTTTAGTACAGTTGGTGAAATACCAGAACCTTGCCCAGGTGTCGATAACACTGACTCTTTACCTCTAGTATACTCTTTAACCAATGAAGGTTTCCTGCAAATCAATGGCTTTTATCATACAGGGTTAATTAAAGCTGGTAAATATGACATAAAGTTGCTTGGAGAGAGAATTTACTCCATATATGAACAAGATGGAGGTGAAGtagaagaaggaaaaaatgaTGAGCCAATAGGAGATTTCCAACCCACCATTTCTgaagataaagaagaagaattgaaaaactcTAACAACTTTGAGttatcaaagaaatcacCATTTAGTGGTCTTGATAAATTGTCAAAAAAACCTTCCTTTAGTTCAATGACATTACAGATAGATGATgaagtcaaaaaaaatgacaCAAATAAGACTTTCGAGTTCGGGAAGACATCTTTTGGAAAGCCAGGATTTGGAACCAATTCTTCGAATAATTTCGGCTCTGTTTCACTTGATTCTGCTGACAACAAGTCCatcttttcaaaaacatcTACTGAAACCAACTCCACAGAACCAGCATTTGGAAAACCAGCATTTGGAAAACCAGCATTTGGTGCTTTGTCTGATATCAAGTTGTCGCCAAGTAATGAACCTGTAATAAATGACAACACTACACCTCCTTctaatatttcaaaaaatgatGCAGGAAGTTCGGCATTTGCGAAGCCTACTTTTGGTAACACGGCATTTGGATCATTGTCTTCTTCAGCAAATTCGGAAAATAACAACATTAATAACTCACCATTTGGAAAGCCAGCATTTGGTAGTAcaggttttggatcttcCAGTTCTATTGATAAACCAACATTTGGAAGTACCGCATTTGCTAGTACAAATACTAATAGTACCTCTTTTGGAAATCCTTCATTTGCCAACATAGGAAGTGATAATAATTCTTTTGGGAAACCAGCATTTGGAAGCACAGCGTTTGGTACACCGGCATTTTCAATCAAAACTGAGAAGAATGATACTGATAGTTCACCATTTGGAAAGCCAGCATTTGGTAGTAcaggttttggatcttcCAGTTCTATTGATAAACCAACATTTGGAAGTACCACGTTTGGTAGCTCAAATACTAATAGTACCTCTTTTGGAAACCCTTCATTTGGTAGCACTGCATTTGCTGCTACCACAAATGCCACATCTCCATTTGCCAAACTAGCTTCTAATTCTTTCAGGTCAGAAACGCCAAAACTTGATAGTCTGAATTTATCTtcagataatgaaaaaccatcttctgatgatgaaaattCTGAATCTGTATCTGATCGCGAGAAGtctattgaagaagaacacgATTCTGAATTTCATAAAGTTACTGACTCAAAACCTGATCTCGAAAAGCCTGTCGAAGTCGTAGACAAAAACTTAAAATCTGATACAGCCTCACCAATTGTGGATAATATTGAAGCAGCACAGTCtaattcatcaaatatCTTAAATTTAAGTAATTCACCATTTGCGAAATCTGCTTTTGAAAAGTCTACAGGACAATCTCCTTTTTCTAactcattttcaaatttaaattGTGATAGCAAGCGCGAATCTCAAGTCGATAACGCATCATCATCCCCATTTGCAAAGTTATCTACAAACACACATGAAAAAAGTAAAGTTGATAATGGCTCAGAAAAAGAAGGTGTACACGAGGTACAGAACTCTGACGAAGCTGAATTTTCTGATTCGACTGTCGAGCAAACCCCACTAGCAGACCTCGATGAGTCCAAGGGTCAAGTGGCATCCCCATCCATTTCATCTCTGACGGAAagaataaaacaaaaagctCAGATTAGTGCTGAAGATTTGAAATCGCCAACTTTAACCTCCTTCAATTCTAGCAATGCCAATGCAGGCtcaccattttcatcatatGCCAGTAAACTAGGACAAGTTCCAGCTAGCACACCGATATTTAAATTTACTAATAATACAGCTCACAAAGATTCTAGAGAGGTGACCACTGAAGATGGCGTTTcagatgataataataataataataataataataataataagaGAAATAGTGAAATTGCTGATTGTGTTACAACTTCGTCAAGTAGTCAGGATACTAAAGAAAGTTCTGCTGAGAGAAAAGCATCCGGTGAAGGCGACAATGAACCACTTGATGACAAGGATATTGGTATATCCGAAAGTGAAAAAAGCCAAACATCAGAAGAGGAGCAGTGGGAGGTAGTATCAACTGATAGTGACGCCCATAAATCAGTAAACGATactaaaaagaataataatgatgaaGCAGACACTGAGTGTGACAATTTGAGAAAGGAGGATGATATCCAAAAGGACAAAGAATTGGATCAACAGGTTAAGGTTCAAGATTTCACAAGCTCTGATATAGTATCTGCGACCGAAGATGTTTCTGTGTCCGCACAACCAAAGAATGATGGTTCTGGACAGCTACTTTCTTGCCCTCAAAATGTCATTGAAGCTGATAATAAATCTGAATATAATGATTTTGACAATGAGAAAGGTAATACAGGGCTATTATCAACTACAGCTATGGATAAAACGTCTGAGACCTCAACTTCAACACAAACTGCTAATATTCTACACTGTGATTTTGAAGTTGAATCATTTGAGGATGATGAGTTGTATTTATCAATCCAAAACAAACCCAATTTTGATACGAGATATTATGTAGGGGCCAATACCAAAGGTATGTCAATTACTTCAGAAGATAAGACAGTCCAACTAATGGAAAAAACTGTACAATTAATTGATGCAGAATTATCGgttttatttgataatattgatattttagatagaaatttcaaagatcaATCTACGAACGTTATGCATAAAACTTCTCGGTCATTGGAATTGTCAAATATTTGGAGAATGTCAGAATATCAGACATTCATGACCATATTGGATGATCTTGTCGAGAAGCAGCAAATATACAGCGCTGATCGACTTGGAGAAAGCGATGAAATCAATGCATTTAAACTGCGTGATGAAAATGTTATAAAAGAAAGGTGTGATGCTGTTGTCTCCAAGCTAGCAAGGTATAGCATTTTAATGACATCTCAATCAGCGGCTTTACCTTTATCAAGAAGCCAAGAAGCGCTAAGAAACACTATTAGACAAAAAATGCAATCAGCTGTCAATAAACTTGAAAGACTACAAACTATTCTCGATACAATGAAAATCTCAATTAGTAGAGCTCAAGGCAACTCTGTAAAGCCTATGATTGCgaatattgaagaaaagtatCTCTCTCACATTGAGTTATTGGACACAATAAATCGtgttgaaaagaaaatccaAAGCTTACAACTGGGTGAATTGAGATCGAAAAAAACAGCAGTCGACACAAATGCCGAGGTTGATACAAATATTGGCAAAATAGACATAACATCTTTGAGCATGAAGGTTGATACGAGAAAGCAAATTGGAGATTATTTTAAGCACTCTTGA
- the POR2 gene encoding putative porin POR2 (CAGL0C01287g~Ortholog(s) have voltage-gated anion channel activity, role in DNA transport, cell redox homeostasis, ion transport and mitochondrial outer membrane localization) has product MIPVEFGEISRNAQGVLNRDFFHGTGGVIQVSTSSDDFRFNSRGKFSDGNFGANLSGRHAIKGTGIAVSQSLDNKNQFSTKFEYNNSQLRSDVTTNWVPGTVNIKSSRLGFNYFNALMNSKMSVDLFNPTKVVGSMTMGYGKMVGGSEVTCDIAQNKFTRYALSMGIYAGKRNLTFLINDAHVMTLTLYQKLSPQFEAAAKTTTRFNESNKTSVEVATAYRHNSAQYKLKLNDAGLACLSYKVPFQKNISLGLGISMDVCNPTVKKFGWSLNFQ; this is encoded by the coding sequence ATGATTCCAGTTGAATTTGGGGAAATCTCCAGGAATGCGCAAGGTGTGTTGAACCGAGACTTCTTCCATGGTACTGGGGGAGTCATTCAAGTGTCTACCAGCTCTGATGATTTCAGGTTTAACAGTAGAGGAAAATTTTCAGATGGCAATTTTGGTGCAAACTTATCTGGTAGGCATGCTATTAAAGGTACTGGAATCGCAGTAAGCCAGAGTTTAGATAACAAGAACCAGTTTTCCACTAAGTTTGAGTACAATAACTCACAGTTGAGAAGTGATGTCACTACTAATTGGGTGCCAGGTACCGTTAATATCAAGAGCAGTCGTCTTGGATTCAACTATTTCAATGCATTGATGAATTCAAAGATGTCCGTTGATCTATTTAACCCAACAAAAGTTGTAGGATCAATGACTATGGGCTACGGGAAAATGGTTGGTGGATCTGAGGTAACATGTGATATAGCGCAGAATAAGTTTACAAGATATGCCTTATCGATGGGCATCTATGCTGGTAAGCGTAATTTGACGTTCTTGATAAATGATGCACACGTAATGACATTGACGCTCTACCAAAAGCTGTCGCCACAGTTTGAAGCAGCAGCCAAAACCACTACCCGGTTCAACGAATCCAATAAAACCTCTGTTGAAGTCGCCACCGCATACCGCCATAATAGTGCTCAATATAAACTGAAGTTAAACGACGCGGGATTGGCGTGTCTATCCTACAAAGTTCCCTTCCAAAAGAACATTTCCCTCGGACTAGGTATTTCGATGGATGTTTGCAACCCCACTGTGAAGAAGTTCGGATGGTCATTAAATttccaataa
- the HOS4 gene encoding Hos4p (CAGL0C01309g~Ortholog(s) have role in histone deacetylation, negative regulation of meiotic nuclear division and Set3 complex localization): protein MSEKQVKKRSLSSYLSNVNSRREELERIAKKKAEEEERLKREQAEKLKREEEEKLKRQQEEQRKLEDERRKVEEEKIRKQQEIEALKKQHEEQLKKYEEEKALKEATNKDELTNTASSFSSTGIIKPEPVPLKKSDDNTIFKAPSPKKHLPQQSTTPSNMKTEDAEHKKLDSTDNNPKLNLGESLSREKLKDMLKTKNPRNYDEVKDDELSDTPTEPASPPKPRRGRLVRGDQIERSSSLHKDGASSFAGSSDSELSDIDDIKSVPLSSSVFLEGGLSPDRKAPKRKENLLPSSPIANQSEGKTNQNKHVSSDEDDEDFEEESGEESTYSNKMKSNDNQKPRHSNSKISKQKKGIYRDSGGRTRLQIACDKGKYDVAKRLIEEEDYDVNDQDNAGNSALHEAALNGHLSIVKLLISHGANVNIQSYEMFKDTPLVDASANGHLDIVRYLLRHGADPTIPNAKGLTAYESIEEDSDLDENEIKVVQDIKKSLTEATRKWNTKHGIHESINTSDNSGQSSPMNKHIEESTTAFSDEFYWTDISSSGGKKKLFRASKEGYLPYVGSYLENGGVPDFNAFLEAVKFGHEDIASLFLAFGAKINKFNKEGMTPLMIAVGRNHLGTVKLLLEAGANPTLKDNKGQTAIYHSKHNIFNSINDEEIKLLETAVTKWHEKDNGEQVNNTYDSHSDTEQRISKKRSRNRRRAKFESEESSEDDLSEEEEEEFNVPKKRHQTTQRSSASSTRHNSEAGLHKHTHGDDLKGRSSSISDSLHDNDNRKTLKFKSSSNTDISTALNQEQGHMAGDRADEHRRPKFQTHLSESQVHKEEEMIKETPEEREKRLKAEEEYIQKRLQQKKKKEMELLHKMEIVQQKREKEKEKQRIEEEKRQEELLKQQEIELAKRKEAEELDRRKAIRALYPLGLKLISYTNKDDYHRYLPLYYYVDDADGTRYVLDIQMSVILKDDELTNREYDRKHKVGKQETRQLWNLLKFIYLYGGNFTSDDRQRYVVNFDGVDIETRLGFETLEYTKFANLPMHWIPLDAIQMDSHIRDTLQNNMVQIDLSPRTRLGDNSATTPGQPQPQPQPQPQPQPQSQSQPPRPLRFRQIPRPQRMW from the coding sequence ATGTCTGAGAAGCAAGTCAAGAAGAGGTCATTGAGCAGCTACCTCTCAAACGTCAATTCTAGAAGAGAAGAACTGGAGAGGATagccaagaagaaagcagaagaagaagaacgaCTGAAACGGGAACAAGCAGAAAAGTTGAAACGAGAGGAAGAGGAGAAGCTTAAAAGGCagcaagaagaacaacGAAAACTAGAAGATGAACGGAGGAAAGTCGAAGAGGAGAAAATTAGGaaacaacaagaaattgaagctctaaaaaaacaacacGAGGAACAACTTAAGAAgtatgaagaagagaaggcTTTAAAAGAAGCTACAAACAAGGATGAACTTACGAATACTGCATCATCATTTAGCTCTACTGGTATTATAAAACCAGAACCCGTACCACTTAAAAAGTCCGATGATAACACAATATTTAAAGCACCTTCCCCCAAAAAACATCTTCCTCAACAGTCCACAACACCATCAAACATGAAAACTGAGGACGCCGAACACAAAAAATTAGATAGCACAGATAATAATCCCAAACTTAACCTCGGAGAGTCTTTATCAAGGGAGAAACTTAAGGATATGTTGAAAACTAAGAATCCACGAAATTATGATGAGGTTAAGGATGATGAATTGAGTGATACACCAACGGAGCCTGCATCACCACCTAAACCGAGAAGGGGAAGGCTAGTTAGAGGTGACCAAATTGAGAGAAGTAGCAGTTTACATAAGGATGGCGCATCAAGCTTTGCAGGATCATCCGATTCAGAACTAtcagatattgatgatataaAAAGTGTCCCACTATCGAGTAGCGTCTTCCTTGAAGGAGGTTTATCTCCAGATAGGAAAGCACCCAAACGGAAAGAGAATTTACTACCTTCTTCGCCTATAGCTAATCAATCCGAGGGGAAAACCAACCAAAACAAACATGTAagtagtgatgaagatgatgaagatttCGAAGAAGAGTCTGGGGAGGAAAGCACATACTcaaacaaaatgaaatcgAATGACAACCAAAAACCTCGTCATTCTAACTCgaaaatttcaaaacaaaagaaaggtATTTATAGAGATTCTGGTGGTAGAACTAGACTTCAAATTGCATGTGATAAAGGTAAGTACGATGTTGCAAAGAGActtattgaagaagaggattACGACGTTAATGACCAGGACAATGCCGGCAACTCAGCTTTACACGAAGCTGCTCTAAATGGGCATTTGTCGATTgtaaaattattaatttctcATGGAGCAAATGTAAATATTCAATCATATGAAATGTTCAAGGACACCCCCTTAGTTGATGCGTCTGCAAACGGTCACCTGGATATTGTGAGGTATCTTCTAAGACATGGTGCAGATCCTACAATTCCAAATGCTAAAGGATTAACTGCATACGAATCAATAGAAGAGGATTCAGATttagatgaaaatgaaataaagGTGGTACAagatataaagaaaagtcTTACCGAAGCGACAAGGAAGTGGAACACGAAACATGGTATTCATGAATCTATCAACACTTCTGATAATAGTGGTCAGTCATCACCTATGAACAAGCATATAGAAGAATCGACAACAGCTTTCAGTGACGAGTTTTATTGGACAGACATTTCATCTTCGGGAGGTAAGAAAAAACTATTTAGAGCTTCGAAAGAAGGATATTTGCCTTATGTTGGATCTTATCTTGAAAACGGAGGTGTTCCAGATTTCAATGCATTTCTTGAAGCTGTGAAATTTGGACATGAGGATATAGCGAGTTTATTTTTGGCATTTGGTGCCAAgatcaataaattcaataaaGAAGGTATGACGCCATTAATGATTGCTGTAGGTAGAAACCACTTAGGAACAGTGAAACTACTTCTGGAAGCTGGTGCTAACCCCACGTTGAAGGACAATAAGGGTCAAACTGCGATCTATCACTCAAAGCATAACATCTTCAATTCCataaatgatgaagaaataaagCTGTTGGAAACTGCCGTAACCAAATGGCATGAGAAAGATAATGGCGAACAGGTGAACAATACTTATGATTCTCATTCGGACACCGAGCAACGCATATCCAAAAAACGGTCACGGAATAGAAGGCGCGCGAAGTTTGAAAGTGAGGAGTCTTCTGAAGATGATTTGAGcgaagaggaagaagaagagttTAATGTTCCAAAGAAGAGACACCAAACTACACAAAGGTCGTCTGCTTCAAGCACACGCCATAACAGTGAAGCAGGGCTTCACAAGCATACTCATGGTGATGACTTGAAAGGGAGATCTTCATCTATATCAGACTCTCTTCATGATAATGACAACCGTAAGACGTTGAAGTTCAAATCTTCCAGTAACACAGACATTTCTACAGCTTTGAATCAAGAACAAGGCCACATGGCTGGCGATAGAGCCGATGAGCACAGGAGACCCAAGTTTCAAACTCATCTGAGCGAATCACAAGTTCACaaagaggaagagatgATCAAGGAGACTCCtgaagagagagagaagcGGTTAAAGGCCGAGGAAGAATATATCCAGAAGAGGTTgcaacagaagaagaagaaggagatgGAGTTGCTACATAAGATGGAGATAGTACAGCAGAAACGTGAGaaggagaaagagaagCAAAGGATAGAGGAAGAGAAGAGGCAAGAAGAGCTATTGAAGCAACAAGAGATCGAGCTTGCCAAACGGAAAGAGGCTGAGGAGTTAGACAGACGTAAAGCCATCAGGGCACTATACCCGCTAGGGTTGAAGCTGATTAGTTATACGAACAAGGACGACTACCACCGGTATTTGCCgttgtattattatgttGACGATGCAGATGGGACCCGATATGTGCTGGATATCCAGATGTCTGTGATATTAAAGGACGACGAGCTAACGAACCGAGAGTACGATCGGAAACACAAAGTCGGCAAGCAAGAGACGCGGCAGCTGTGGAACCTGCTGAAGTTCATATACTTGTATGGAGGCAACTTCACCAGCGACGACAGGCAGAGGTACGTGGTGAACTTTGACGGTGTGGACATCGAAACCCGTCTCGGGTTCGAGACGCTAGAGTACACGAAGTTCGCGAACCTGCCGATGCACTGGATCCCCCTGGATGCCATCCAGATGGACTCCCACATAAGAGACACTTTGCAAAACAACATGGTCCAGATCGACCTGTCCCCGCGCACCCGTCTCGGCGACAACTCTGCCACCACACCAGGCCAACCACAGCCTCAGCCTCAGCCTCAGCCACAGCCTCAGCCTCAGTCCCAGTCTCAGCCACCGAGACCCCTGCGGTTCAGACAGATACCAAGACCTCAGCGCATGTGGTAA
- the COX5B gene encoding cytochrome c oxidase subunit Vb (CAGL0C01325g~Ortholog(s) have cytochrome-c oxidase activity, nitrite reductase (NO-forming) activity, role in mitochondrial electron transport, cytochrome c to oxygen and mitochondrial respiratory chain complex IV localization), whose translation MLRTLPKVCRVTPVRFAQSAAISKASIMDLPSRWESMPSTEQQNIVSKLAERQKLPWNQLTETEKQAAWYISYGEWGPRRPVHGKGDVAYITKGVILGLGISIGLFAFIRQFAGDYPKSMNKEWQLKSDEYLKSKNANPWGGYSQVQSK comes from the coding sequence ATGTTGCGTACTCTTCCTAAAGTTTGTCGTGTCACTCCTGTCAGGTTTGCACAAAGTGCTGCTATTTCCAAGGCCTCTATCATGGACCTGCCTTCCAGATGGGAGAGCATGCCATCCACCGAGCAACAGAACATTGTGAGCAAGCTTGCTGAGCGTCAGAAGCTGCCATGGAACCAGCTAACAGAGACCGAGAAGCAGGCTGCGTGGTATATCTCATATGGTGAGTGGGGTCCTAGACGACCTGTGCACGGTAAAGGTGATGTTGCCTACATCACAAAGGGTGTTATCCTCGGTCTGGGTATCTCCATCGGCCTGTTTGCTTTCATAAGGCAATTTGCAGGCGACTATCCAAAGTCCATGAACAAGGAATGGCAGTTGAAGTCCGACGAGTACTTGAAGTCCAAGAATGCAAACCCATGGGGTGGTTACTCTCAAGTGCAATCCAAGTAA